CCGGTCGGTGTCGCCCGCTCCGCTCGCCCCGCGCTTGGGCAGCAAGGTGATGCTGGAGGCGTTCTTGTCACCGCTCAGCAGGACGAAGAGCCGGGGCGTCTCGGCGTAGCGGGGTGCCGCCTGCCAGGTGAGGCTGGTGGCACCCTGCTCGGTCGCGACGGTGACGCCGGACTCGTCCACGACGATCCGCTGCTCGCCCTTCGCGGCGGCCAGCCGGTGGAGGCCCTTGGCCTGCATCCGCGTCTGGCCCAGCAGGAGCAGCAGGACGAGCGGCGGCATCACGACGAGCGGCAGGTCCACGCCGTCGTCGCCCGACAACGACAGCACCGCCGCGCCCACCATGCACACGGCCGCGAACACCATCAGCCGGCGCGTACGGCGGGCCGAGACCGAGACCTTCGCCCGGGCCCCCAGCGCCTCCCGGAAATCCTCGACCGCCGGTCTGTACGACAACTCCACCTGTGCCACGTCCCGTTGCCCCCCACTCATCCGTGCTCCCCGCCGACATGTCCGAACGGAGATCCTAGCCTCGCCGTGCACGCAGGTCGGCGGCCCCCGCACGGCATCACTGCCACTGGGGAGTCCAGGGCAGCGGAAGGCCGTCGCCGTGGTGCCGGGGGACCAGATGGACATGGGCGTGGAAGACGGTCTGCGTCGCCGCCGGGCCGACCGCGGTGATGATGTTCAGGTCACCGGCCAGTTCCCCGCCGAGTTCCGCCGCGCGTTGCATCACCGCGGCGGTCACGGCCGGATCGGTCGTCGCGTCCCGTACGTGGCGGCGCGGGACGACCAGGAGGTGACCGGGGACGACCGGGCGGCGGGGGACGATCGCCAGGGCATCCGGCCAGTCGCGGACGAGCCGGGCGGGCGCGGTACCGGCGGCGATACGGCAGAACGCGCAGGACTCCAGTTGTTTCGCGGGTTCGCGGTGGATCAGCGGACGGGCGATGTCGCGGTGCTCGACATCGACCGCGGTACCGCGTTCGGCGAGCCAGTCGGCGACCGCGCGGGCGACGGCCGGGGCGCGGTGGCGGCCGTACCAGCAGGCGACGTACAGATGAACGGCCTCCTCGGCGGCGGCCCGGTGCAGGGCCAGCATCTGACGACCGGTGCGCTCGACGGTCCGCCGGGCCTCCGGGGCGGACAGGACATAGTCACGGACCGCGGGGTCCAGGCCGGTCAGCGGGACGAGAGCCTCCGTGACGGCGGTGTCGGCCGGGTCCCACATCCGGTCACGGACGTCCAGCACGAGGGCGCCGGTGTCGTGCCGGGGCGGGGCACCCCAGCGGGCGCCGTAGGACGTGATCCGGACCGGGGCGACGCTGCTGGACATGACCTCTCCTGTCACGGGGAGCTGGGGGACCTGGGGAATCTCACGGGCCGGGAGACCTGTGCCCGCCCGCGTAGCGCATCGCCGTCCGCGGGCGGGGGCCGGACGGGCGGACCGTACCGACGGACAGACCGTACCGACGGGCAATGGGTGTGCCCAGTTCCGGGCACGTTCAGCTTCTGGTCACGCGCGCCGCCCAGCCTCTGGAATGAGACATTCCGTTTGGTGACACCGCTGTGGTCAGGTACCCCGGCCACGGCACGGAGGGCCTGATGGCCGGTATTGAAACCCACATCCCCACCAACCGTCGTCGCTTTCTCCTCAGCTCCGGTGGCGCCGTCGCCGGAGTCGGTGCCGCATGGGCACTGCCGAGCCAGCGCAGCAGCAGCGGCCCCCCGGGCGCCGCACCCGCACAGCCCCTTACGCAGACGTCGCCGGACCGCCCCGGCGCGCGACGCGCGGCACCGTACGGGGCCACCACCCTGGACACCGCGGCGCACCTCGGCGGCAGCGGCGGCTACCGCCGGATCACCTCCGGCCCCGGATGGCCCCTGGTCGTCCGCGGTGAACTCGCCGCCGCGTCCTCCGGGCGCCAGGACCGGCGCACCGCCCTGGCGTGCTTCGTCCAGTTCACCGACCTCCATGTGGCCGATGTCCAGAGCCCGTTGCGCACCGAGTACCTGCGCGCCGGATCGCCCGGATCGTGGCGGGCGCAGGAGGCGCTGTCGGTGGCCGGCGCGGTGTCGCTGGTGGAGCAGGCCAACGCGGTCCGCGGCGGACCGCACACCGGCCGGCCGCCGGCCTTCGTGATGTCCACGGGCGACAACATCGACAACCACTCGACGGCGGAACTGGAGTGGTTCCTCACCCTCATGAGCGGTGGCCGGATCACCCCCAACACCGGTGATCCGACGGCGTACGAGGGCGTACAGAATTCCGGCCTCGCGCTGTACTGGCACCCGGACGACGCCCTGCGCGACCAGGACAAGAGACGCGGCCTGCCGTCGATACCCGGCTACCTCGAAGCCGCGATGCGTCCGGTCGTCAGCCCCGGCCTGCGCCTGCCCTGGTACTCGACGCCCGGCAACCACGACGACCTGCCGGGTGGTTGTCTGGCCCCGCAGGACCCCGTGCTGGCGGACTACGTCACCGGGGCGCGCAAGCTGTTCTCCGTACCGGATACCGATGTGGCCGCCTTCGCCAAGGTTCTGGACTCCGGCGGCGACCCCAAGAGCACGGTGCTCAAGGACATCCTGCGCCACAACGCCGCCGGAGCCCGCACCGTGACCGCCGACGAGCGCCGCCGGATGTTCACGCCCCACGAATACCTGCGGGCACATCTGGACCCGGCGGTCGCCGGCGCGGGACCGGTCGGGCACGGCTACACCGACAACCACCTCGGCGGTGACCGGATGTACTACTCCTTCACCGTCGCCGAGGGCGTCATCGGCATCAGCATCGACACCACCTACCGCAGCGGTCACTACGAGGGGTCGCTGGGCACCGAACAACTGCGTTGGCTGGAGCGGACGTTGGCCGCCCACAGCTCCCGCCATTACGACGCGGACGGCCGGCTGGTACGCAACACCGGCGCCGACGACGCGCACATCCTGGTGTTCAGCCACCACCACAGCCCGAGCATGACCCGGCGCCCCGACGCGGGCCGCGCGGAGGAGCAGCGGCACGACGGCGAAGAGGTCATCGCCCTGCTGAGCCGCTTCCCGAACGTGGTGGCCTGGATCAACGGCCACAGTCACGTCAACCACATCACCCCGCACGCCC
This portion of the Streptomyces caniferus genome encodes:
- a CDS encoding YcxB family protein; the encoded protein is MSGGQRDVAQVELSYRPAVEDFREALGARAKVSVSARRTRRLMVFAAVCMVGAAVLSLSGDDGVDLPLVVMPPLVLLLLLGQTRMQAKGLHRLAAAKGEQRIVVDESGVTVATEQGATSLTWQAAPRYAETPRLFVLLSGDKNASSITLLPKRGASGAGDTDRLRALLDQRSSRIGAARPAPGRASSQGQGVSRDLP
- a CDS encoding RapZ C-terminal domain-containing protein, which produces MSSSVAPVRITSYGARWGAPPRHDTGALVLDVRDRMWDPADTAVTEALVPLTGLDPAVRDYVLSAPEARRTVERTGRQMLALHRAAAEEAVHLYVACWYGRHRAPAVARAVADWLAERGTAVDVEHRDIARPLIHREPAKQLESCAFCRIAAGTAPARLVRDWPDALAIVPRRPVVPGHLLVVPRRHVRDATTDPAVTAAVMQRAAELGGELAGDLNIITAVGPAATQTVFHAHVHLVPRHHGDGLPLPWTPQWQ
- a CDS encoding TIGR03767 family metallophosphoesterase; the protein is MAGIETHIPTNRRRFLLSSGGAVAGVGAAWALPSQRSSSGPPGAAPAQPLTQTSPDRPGARRAAPYGATTLDTAAHLGGSGGYRRITSGPGWPLVVRGELAAASSGRQDRRTALACFVQFTDLHVADVQSPLRTEYLRAGSPGSWRAQEALSVAGAVSLVEQANAVRGGPHTGRPPAFVMSTGDNIDNHSTAELEWFLTLMSGGRITPNTGDPTAYEGVQNSGLALYWHPDDALRDQDKRRGLPSIPGYLEAAMRPVVSPGLRLPWYSTPGNHDDLPGGCLAPQDPVLADYVTGARKLFSVPDTDVAAFAKVLDSGGDPKSTVLKDILRHNAAGARTVTADERRRMFTPHEYLRAHLDPAVAGAGPVGHGYTDNHLGGDRMYYSFTVAEGVIGISIDTTYRSGHYEGSLGTEQLRWLERTLAAHSSRHYDADGRLVRNTGADDAHILVFSHHHSPSMTRRPDAGRAEEQRHDGEEVIALLSRFPNVVAWINGHSHVNHITPHAHPTTARSFWEVNTASHVDYPQHARIIELVDNHDGTLSLFTTLIESAAPHRTDFDDLSAVGLASLYRELSYNAPGLAAGLHHGVHEKMAGTPADRNTELLVRRA